Below is a genomic region from Cetobacterium somerae ATCC BAA-474.
GCAGTAGCACAAGCTTTAAAAGCTCAAGGAAAAGACTATGGTAAGATTACAGTGAAAACAGGTGGACCAAAAGAGGAAATAGCATATTTAGAACCGGTAAATACAGATATAGTTATAGTAGGAGGGGGACCTGCAGGTCTTGCAGCAGCAATATCAGCTAAAGAAGCGGGAGCTAAAAATATAATATTAATAGAAAAATTAGATATTTTAAGTGGAAATGGAAAGTTTGATATGAACTTTTTTGATTTAATAAATTCAGAAGCACAAAAGAAAAATGGAACATTTGATACTGTAGAAGCTTTTGTAAAAGATAAAGCAAATAAAATGGATACAATTGAAAGAACTCAAGCTCAAGCTGAAGGAGCATTTAAACTTGATGCTTGGTTAAGAGGTATGGGAATAGAATTAAATCATAACTACGGTTTAAGAAATCATATGGCTGAGAAAGATGCGTATGCTGGAGAAGAGATTCAAGATGGGTTAGAAAAGAAAGTAAAAGAGTTAGGAATAGATGTAAGAACAGGAACAAAAGGTTTAGACTTAATTGTAAAAGATGGAGAAGTGACAGGGGTTAAGGTTCAAAATAAAAATAAATTTTATGATATAAATGCTAAGGCAGTTATTCTTGCAACAGGAGGATTTTCTCATAATAAAGAACTACTTGCAAAATATGCACCTGGTTCAGAGACATTAGCAACATCAAATCAAATGTCAGCAACAGGAGACTTTATTCCTGTATTTGAAAAGAATAATTTAAAGATGGATAACTTAGATGTTTTAAGCATATTCTCTTTTATACTTGTTCCAAGTAGAGATTTAACAGGAGGAGGAGACGGTTATATACTAGTTAACCAAGAGGGAAAAACATTCTTAAAAGATAAACCAACGAGTATGGAAAGAGCTAAATCTATTGAAGCTCAAACTGGTAGTTATGCTTATTATATATATGATCAAGATCTGTATGATTCTTTTTATCGTTTACAAAAACATAATAATTTAGGACTTCATACAAAGGCTGAAACAATTGAGGAGTTAGCTAAAAAGTTAAATATTCCAGTGGAAGAGTTAAAAAATTCAACAAAAACATTGAGAAAAGAGGGACCTTATTATGGAGCTAAGGTTCAATCAGCTATTCATATGACAAAAGGTGGAGTAGTAGCTGACGAGAAAACACAAGTTGTAAATACAAAAGGTGAAAAGGTAAAAGGACTTTATGCAGCTGGAGAAGTTACAAGCACTAGTGCAGCATATAGTGCAGCAGTTGTATTTGGACGTATTGCAGGTGAAGAGGCTGCAAACTCTATAAAATAGCTAAAAGAAGAGGGATATTAGATTAAATATATCCCTCTGTTTATTTACAAAAAATAAAAAATATGGTACTTTATAGAAAAAAGTCAAAAAGACTGGAGGTAAAAAATGCAAGGTTTTAAAACGTTTATATTAATGCTAGTAATGACCTTATTGCTATTATTTATAGGAGGAGCTATTGGTGGAAAAACAGGAATGACAATAGCTTTAGTTTTAGCAGGAGTAATGAATTTTGTATCATATTGGTTTAGTGATAAAATTGTACTATCAATGTATGGAGCACAAGAGATACCAGAAAATAATAAAGTTTATTGGATAACAAAGAAGTTAGCTGACAATGCAGGATTACCTATGCCAAAAGTATATATGATAAATCAAAGTCAGCCAAATGCATTTGCAACTGGAAGAAATCCTCATCATGCAGCGGTTGCAGTGACAAGAGGATTAGTTGAACTTATGGATGATAATGAGTTAGCAGGAGTAATAGGACATGAATTAGGACATGTTTCTCATAGAGATATACTAATTCAAAGTGTGGCAGCAACTTTAGCAGGAGCTATTGCATATATGGCTAATATGGCAAAGTGGGCAGCTATTTTTGGTGGAGGAAGAAGAGATGAGGACGATAATCACGGAGGAATTTTTGGGTTATTGGCAATAAGTATTTTTGCACCTTTAGCAGCAATGTTGGTTCAAATGGCTATATCTAGAAGTAGAGAGTATAAGGCTGATAATTTTGGTGGGAAAATTTGTGGTCATCCAAGATATTTAGCAAATGCTTTAAGAAAATTAGAGTCATATGCTACAAGGATTCCCATGGATGCAGCACCAGCTACAGAAAATATGTTTATTGTTTCACCTTTAGCAGGAAGTAAGATGGCAAATTTATTTAGTACTCATCCAAGTACTGCTGATAGAATAAGAAGATTAGAGGAAATGGAATAAAATAAAATTTGACAAATCCAATAATATGAAGTAAATATAAAAAGTAAAGAGATGGAGGAATAGTTATGGAAAAAACTGTTATTTCTCAAAAGATTCTACTTATATTTACATTAATATTATTGACTTATCTTATTGTTGTTTTATTTGAAAAAGATATAAACACCTTTGATGAATTAGAAAGAATTCTTCTTTTTAGACATTTTAGGCTACATATGTAGAGAGTCAGAGTTATATCTGACTCTTTTTAATTTGACACTAAAGCCTTATTGGTATATACTTGCAATAGTATATTAAGGCGGTGTAGAATAAATGGACTGGAAAAAATTAACAATAGATAGTAGAGAGGAACTACAAAAATTTTTAAAAAATAAGTTTGAAACTTCAGATATGAATTTTACAAATCTTTTTTTATGGAGTTTTAGTGAAAATATTCAATATGCAGTTGAGAATGAGATACTTTATATAAAAGGATTTTATGAAGGTAATGAATATTATTTTTCACCTGTTTCAAAAGATGATAATAAAGATAAGATAATAACTGCTGTAAAAAAAATTAAAGAAAAGAATGGAAAGATAGTTTTCATTCCTGAAAGCTATAAAGAGTTCTTAAAAGAGGATTTTATAGTGACAGAGGAGAGAGATTCCTTTGACTATATCTATTTACAAGAGGATTTAGCAGAACTTAAAGGAAGAAAATTTTCTTCTAAAAAAAATAAAATAAATAAATTTAAAAAAACATATAACTTTACTTATGAAAAAATATCAAGAGAAAATATAGAGGATATAAGAATTTTTCAAAGAGAATGGACTGAAAATAGAAAAGAGGATACAATTATAATATCTGAAACTATGGGTATAGAAGAGCTTCTTAATAACTATGAAATTTTAGAATTAAGAGGAGGAGTTATAAAAGTTGATGGAAAAATAGTGGCTTATGCTATTGGAGAAAAATTAACAGAAAATATGGGAGTTATCCATATTGAAAAAGGGATATTTGATTACCAAGGAAGTTATCAGATGATAAATATGTATGTTGCAAAAGAGGAGTTTTCAGATGTTAAACTTATGAATAGAGAAGATGATTTTGGAAGCTTAGGATTAAGAGAAGCAAAACTTTCTTATCAACCAATTGAATTTATAAAAAAATACAGTATATAGAGGAGGAGTGCTATGTTTAAAGTTATCAACAAAATTGAAAAAGGTTATGATTTAAATATTGTATTATGTTTTGAGGGACAAGTTAATATTTGTGAACACATATCTTCAACAAACAAGGATTTAATAGAAAAGTTAATAAATAAAAAAGAGTTTACAGGGAAAAAAGGTGAAACTTTAAAAGTTGAATTTTTAGAAGGAACATACTTAATTTCAATGATTTTTGTAGGAATGGGTAAAGAGGAAGAGTTTAATTTAGATACATATAGAGAAGTAATGTTTGATGTATTGTCTAAAGAGAAAGGTTCAGTTTTAATATCAGCAGAGAATGAAAAATTACTAAACTATAATGTTTTAGGGGAAATTTCATCAAATGTAAATTATAACTTTGATACATTTAAAGAGAAAAAAGGTGAAACTTTAGAAATAGAGCTATTTATTCCTGGAGAAGAAAAAGATTTTTCAGAAACAATTCTTTTAGGAGAAGCAACAGATATAGCTAGAGATTTAGTAGATCAACCTGCAAACGTTATTAATCCAATAACTTTAGCAGAAAAAGCTGTTGAACTTGGGAAAAAATACGGATTTGAAGTTGAGATTTTAGATGAAAAAGAGATTGAAAAATTAGATATGAATCTTCTTTTAGCGGTTGGTAGAGCATCTATAACAAAACCAAGACTTATTGTAATGAGATATCTAAATGGAAAAGATAACAATGAAAAGATAGGATTAGTAGGAAAAGGATTAACATATGATACAGGTGGACTTTGTATAAAGCCAGCAGACTCTATGTTTGAAATGAAAAGCGATATGGCAGGAGCAGCTTCTGTAATAGGTGCTATGTGTGCTATTGCTAAAGGAAAAGTTGAAAAGAATGTAGTTGCAATAGTTCCAGCATGTGAAAATGCTATAAATGAGAATGCTTATAGACCAGGAGATATTATAAAATCAATGAATGGAAAAACTGTTGAGATTATAAATACAGATGCAGAGGGAAGATTAGCACTAGCAGATGCATTAACTTATGCTGTAAGAAATGAAAAGGTGACAGAAGTTGTTGATTTAGCAACACTTACTGGGGCAATTCTTGTTGCATTAGGAACAATTACAACAGGAGTATTTTCAAATAATGATGAAAAATACGCTATGTTAGAAAAAAGTAGTAAGCTATATGGAGAAAAAGTTTGGAGAATGCCAATATTCGATGAGTATAGCGAATTATTAAAATCAACTGTTGCAGATGTAAAACATACTGGTGGAAGAATGGGTGGATCAATAACTGCAGCTAAGTTTTTAGAAGGATTTGTTGAAGGATTACCGTGGATACATATGGATATAGCAGGAACTGCATTTAATAGCGGTGTAAAATGGTTTAAAAAAGGTGCTACAGGAGTTGGAGTAAAAGCACTTTATAGTTATGTAAAAAATAGATAAAATAAAAAGGTGAGAAATTCTCACCTTTTCTTATATAAGGTAGGTGGGAAAATGATAAAAAATCAATTAAAAGTTTTATGGAAGAATCTTTTTAATGATGAGTCAGATTATATAAATTGGTATTTTGATAATGTTTATAATGAAGAAAATACAAAGATGTTTTTAAAAAATAATAAAGTTTATGGAATGCTATTTGAAAATAGTTATCATATATCAGTTGATGAAGATAGGTTTATGGGAAGATATCTTGTAGGTGTAGGAGTAACTCCTGAAAAAAGAGGAGAGGGGGTTATGAAAGAGTTACTTTTAAAAAGTTTAAAAGAAGCATATGATTTTGGTGAAGAGTTTATATATTTAACGCCAATTGATAAAAAAATATATGAAAGATTTGGATTTGCTTATATTTCAACACTTTCTAAATATGAACTAGAGTTTCCTGTATTATGTGATTTTAAAAAAGAGTTTAAAATTGAGAAAATACAAGATGAAAGTTATGACCAAAATATTTTAATAAAATTAAAAGAATTTTATAAAGAAGTTTCTCAAGAATATTATGTAAAAGTTGCTAGAGAAAAAGAGGACTACCAGAAGATATTATCAGAAATTTTTTGTGAAGATGGATTAATCTATATTAGCTATGATATAGCTGGAAAAATAAATGGTTATATGAGTTTAGTTAAGTCTGAAAGTATATATGTAAAAGAAATTTTATTTAAGGATAAAGATACTTTAGAAGGATTATTATCTATTTTATATGGATATAAGGATTACTATAAAAAAATAGAGATTATTCTTCCTGAAAATACATATTTAGAAGATTATTTAGATAGTGAAAATTTAGTTAAAAAAACTCTAAAAAATAAAATACAAGTAAGAATTTTACATGTTGAAAAAGTATTGAAAAGACTAAGTAAAAGTTTAAAAGAGAATGAAGAGATTAAAATATATGTACAAGATAGATATATAGAGTCTAATACAGGGGTATTTAAAATAAATAAAAGTGAAGTTGAGAAGATAGAGGGAGAGTTTGATTTAAGTTTGGATATAAATGATTTAGCAACTTTAGCTTATGGATTTAGAGATTATAAATCTTTAAAAAAAATAGAAAGTTTTTATATAAAAAATAAGGATAA
It encodes:
- a CDS encoding leucyl aminopeptidase, whose product is MFKVINKIEKGYDLNIVLCFEGQVNICEHISSTNKDLIEKLINKKEFTGKKGETLKVEFLEGTYLISMIFVGMGKEEEFNLDTYREVMFDVLSKEKGSVLISAENEKLLNYNVLGEISSNVNYNFDTFKEKKGETLEIELFIPGEEKDFSETILLGEATDIARDLVDQPANVINPITLAEKAVELGKKYGFEVEILDEKEIEKLDMNLLLAVGRASITKPRLIVMRYLNGKDNNEKIGLVGKGLTYDTGGLCIKPADSMFEMKSDMAGAASVIGAMCAIAKGKVEKNVVAIVPACENAINENAYRPGDIIKSMNGKTVEIINTDAEGRLALADALTYAVRNEKVTEVVDLATLTGAILVALGTITTGVFSNNDEKYAMLEKSSKLYGEKVWRMPIFDEYSELLKSTVADVKHTGGRMGGSITAAKFLEGFVEGLPWIHMDIAGTAFNSGVKWFKKGATGVGVKALYSYVKNR
- a CDS encoding FAD-binding protein; amino-acid sequence: MKRKVLFFTALSVLAFGQSEKSYIGKGNGYGGELKVNVKTKGEEIVDLELISHKETSPVVKRAFPVIKERIIEAQSPIVDNVSGATYTSFGVKRAVAQALKAQGKDYGKITVKTGGPKEEIAYLEPVNTDIVIVGGGPAGLAAAISAKEAGAKNIILIEKLDILSGNGKFDMNFFDLINSEAQKKNGTFDTVEAFVKDKANKMDTIERTQAQAEGAFKLDAWLRGMGIELNHNYGLRNHMAEKDAYAGEEIQDGLEKKVKELGIDVRTGTKGLDLIVKDGEVTGVKVQNKNKFYDINAKAVILATGGFSHNKELLAKYAPGSETLATSNQMSATGDFIPVFEKNNLKMDNLDVLSIFSFILVPSRDLTGGGDGYILVNQEGKTFLKDKPTSMERAKSIEAQTGSYAYYIYDQDLYDSFYRLQKHNNLGLHTKAETIEELAKKLNIPVEELKNSTKTLRKEGPYYGAKVQSAIHMTKGGVVADEKTQVVNTKGEKVKGLYAAGEVTSTSAAYSAAVVFGRIAGEEAANSIK
- a CDS encoding GNAT family N-acetyltransferase, giving the protein MIKNQLKVLWKNLFNDESDYINWYFDNVYNEENTKMFLKNNKVYGMLFENSYHISVDEDRFMGRYLVGVGVTPEKRGEGVMKELLLKSLKEAYDFGEEFIYLTPIDKKIYERFGFAYISTLSKYELEFPVLCDFKKEFKIEKIQDESYDQNILIKLKEFYKEVSQEYYVKVAREKEDYQKILSEIFCEDGLIYISYDIAGKINGYMSLVKSESIYVKEILFKDKDTLEGLLSILYGYKDYYKKIEIILPENTYLEDYLDSENLVKKTLKNKIQVRILHVEKVLKRLSKSLKENEEIKIYVQDRYIESNTGVFKINKSEVEKIEGEFDLSLDINDLATLAYGFRDYKSLKKIESFYIKNKDKEQILSSIFIRRINYFNQDF
- the htpX gene encoding zinc metalloprotease HtpX, whose translation is MQGFKTFILMLVMTLLLLFIGGAIGGKTGMTIALVLAGVMNFVSYWFSDKIVLSMYGAQEIPENNKVYWITKKLADNAGLPMPKVYMINQSQPNAFATGRNPHHAAVAVTRGLVELMDDNELAGVIGHELGHVSHRDILIQSVAATLAGAIAYMANMAKWAAIFGGGRRDEDDNHGGIFGLLAISIFAPLAAMLVQMAISRSREYKADNFGGKICGHPRYLANALRKLESYATRIPMDAAPATENMFIVSPLAGSKMANLFSTHPSTADRIRRLEEME
- a CDS encoding DUF2156 domain-containing protein produces the protein MDWKKLTIDSREELQKFLKNKFETSDMNFTNLFLWSFSENIQYAVENEILYIKGFYEGNEYYFSPVSKDDNKDKIITAVKKIKEKNGKIVFIPESYKEFLKEDFIVTEERDSFDYIYLQEDLAELKGRKFSSKKNKINKFKKTYNFTYEKISRENIEDIRIFQREWTENRKEDTIIISETMGIEELLNNYEILELRGGVIKVDGKIVAYAIGEKLTENMGVIHIEKGIFDYQGSYQMINMYVAKEEFSDVKLMNREDDFGSLGLREAKLSYQPIEFIKKYSI